The Triticum dicoccoides isolate Atlit2015 ecotype Zavitan chromosome 6A, WEW_v2.0, whole genome shotgun sequence genome has a window encoding:
- the LOC119317988 gene encoding uncharacterized protein LOC119317988, whose product MACVNMYNPDGGAVAFGGGQPGPRISFSSDFSMEPPPPVQNRAMGLRCQEEDQNFEFSVGSHPMMAADQLFSKGRILPFKVEGGRPPSTLRDELRGGAADEERASTTPKGSSRWREMLGLRKSLCVGGGVASNAAAAKKSDKVVAVDADAKIATDMAAPKQEL is encoded by the exons ATGGCATGCGTTAACATGTACAACCCGGACGGCGGCGCGGTGGCGTTCGGCGGCGGGCAGCCGGGCCCGCGCATCTCCTTCTCCAGCGACTTCTccatggagccgccgccgccggtgcaGAACCGGGCCATGGGCCTGCGGTGCCAGGAGGAGGACCAGAACTTCGAGTTCTCCGTGGGCAGCCACCCCATGATGGCCGCCGACCAGCTCTTCTCCAAGGGCCGGATCCTCCCCTTCAAGGTCGAGGGCGGCCGCCCGCCCTCCACGCTCCGCGACGAGCTCCGTGGTGGCGCCGCCGACGAGGAGAGGGCGTCCACGACGCCCAAGGGGTCCAGCCGGTGGAGGGAGATGCTCGGCCTCCGGAAGTCGCTCTGCGTCGGCGGCGGCGTCGCCAGTAATGCCGCGGCCGCCAAGAAGAGCGACAAGGTCGTCGCCGTCGACGCCGACGCCAAGATAGCCACCGACATGGCCGCGCCCAAGCAG GAGCTATGA
- the LOC119317989 gene encoding cyclin-dependent kinase inhibitor 1-like: protein MGKYMRKCRAEDGAVGGVEVTQAVGVRTRSRAAAANVVVSKRRRPLPPGSPSASSSLARAQGGSCYLKLRSRMLFMAPPAPASGGAAGHGPAPPLPAGLSRCSSTASSVDASAAAQDRSLPSCGSDAAANNKAGAPEGSASNNAESGGNRERRETTPSSHFPGDLSDLESDLAGQNSGRSSLPQTPTAQAQPAARSRVPPAAEIEEFFAAAEEAEARRFACKYNFDVARGVPLDSGRYEWTPAVSSS from the exons ATGGGGAAGTACATGCGCAAGTGCAGGGCGGAGGACGGCGCGGTGGGCGGCGTGGAGGTCACGCAGGCCGTCGGCGTCCGCACCCGGTCCCGCGCGGCCGCGGCCAACGTCGTCGTTTCCAAGAGGAGGCGCCCGCTGCCGCCCGGCTCGCCGTCGGCCTCGTCGTCCCTCGCTCGCGCCCAGGGCGGGAGCTGCTACCTGAAGCTGCGGAGCCGCATGCTGTTCATGGCCCCGCCGGCGCCCGCATCGGGGGGTGCCGCCGGGCACGGGCCGGCGCCGCCGCTCCCGGCCGGCCTGTCGCGCTGCTCCAGCACGGCGTCGTCCGTGGACGCGTCGGCCGCGGCGCAGGACAGGAGCCTGCCCTCGTGCGGCTCCGACGCCGCTGCCAACAACAAG GCAGGCGCCCCGGAGGGCTCGGCGAGCAACAACGCGGAGAGCGGCGGCAACCGCGAGAG GCGAGAGACGACGCCGTCCAGCCATTTCCCCGGCGACCTGAGCGACCTGGAGTCGGATCTGGCGGGGCAGAACAGCGGCCGGTCGTCGCTGCCGCAAACGCCGACCGCCCAGGCCCAGCCCGCCGCGAGGTCGAGGGTCCCGCCGGCGGCCGAGATCGAGGAGTTCTTCGCGGCCGCCGAGGAGGCCGAGGCCAGGCGGTTCGCTTGCAA GTACAACTTCGACGTGGCCCGCGGCGTGCCGCTCGACTCCGGCCGGTACGAGTGGACCCCGGCGGTGAGCAGCAGCTAG
- the LOC119317987 gene encoding DNA repair and recombination protein RAD54-like, producing MPSRSKRDRRGSDSEEEEEEEVVTLSSDPDESESEAERGAEAADDDDDEYVADSSDAGGVEDEAEEGGDSDDGGGDGGRPVRGGRRGAAEPDEERKSQNVDALVRGNLVVRRQPLIPRILSVSDAAAIARKPFKPPCGNGYSENSELLARRLSARKRFVPWGSAQPFAVPNNLQQLPTIASVDSSEKEEPLPPGIEPLILWQPEECDKENNNFTAIEVDHLLVRYLRPHQREGVQFMFDCVSGLLSDDGIAGCILADDMGLGKTLQSITLLYTLLAQGFEGKPMVKRAVIVTPTSLVSNWESEISKWLKGKVHLLALCESTRADVLSGIGSFLKPLSHLQVLIVSYETFRMHSSKFEIPGSCDLLICDEAHRLKNDQTLTNKALASLPCTRRILLSGTPMQNDLEEFFSMVNFTNPGVLGDAAYFRRYYEAPIIRGREPTATAEEKKLGSERSGQLSAKVNQFILRRTNALLSNHLPPKIVEVVCCKLTPLQMTLYNHFIHSKNVKRLISEEAKSSKVLAYITALKKLCNHPKLIYDTIKSSKSGGSGFDDCLRFFPPELFQGRSGSWTGGGGMWVELSGKMHVLARLLGHLRLKTDDRIVLVSNYTQTLDLFAQLCRERRYPYVRLDGSTSINKRQKLVNQFNDLSRDEFAFLLSSKAGGCGLNLVGGNRLVLFDPDWNPANDKQAAARVWRDGQKKRVYIYRFLSTGTIEEKVYQRQMAKEGLQRVIQQEQADDKMQDQGNSLSTEDLRDLFTLHDQVRSEIHENLKCDRCNKDHCMPLDGNGLDLDAAKHDTVSTSKEKLYTDIGGFREISGCVQKMNCSNQQIEQPSEEDLRSWGHHSDPSTVPDTILQCSAGDEVSFVFTNQVDGKLVPVESMVRSTAHQPNGVTANGEKEAVKINSPRKPGRQSLLGKNLKMMGFNLKNSSLRSPTESKRTSPVCLQPLKKTNPSSDHQPQTKRLHVASDISDDDFV from the exons ATGCCGTCGAGGAGCAAGCGCGACCGCCGCGGCAGCGattccgaggaggaggaggaggaggaggtcgtcacCCTCTCCTCCGACCCCGACGAGTCGGAGTCCGAGGCGGAGCGCGGGGCGGAGGcggccgacgacgacgacgacgagtacGTGGCGGACAGCAGCGACGCGGGCGGCGTCGAGGACGAGGCTGAGGAAGGGGGCGACAGcgatgacggcggcggcgacggcgggcggccggTCCGGGGCGGGCGGCGTGGCGCTGCGGAGCCCGACGAGGAGAGGAAGTCGCAGAACGTGGACGCGCTCGTGAG GGGAAACCTGGTTGTCAGAAGGCAGCCACTTATTCCACGTATCCTTTCAGTTTCTGATGCGGCAGCGATAGCTCGAAAACCATTCAAACCTCCGTGTGGAAATGGATATAGTGAAAATAGTGAGCTTCTTGCTCGGCGCCTTTCAGCTCGTAAAAGATTTGTCCCGTGGGGTTCAGCACAGCCATTTGCAGTTCCAAACAATCTTCAGCAGCTGCCTACCATTGCTAGTGTTGATTCCTCAGAGAAAGAGGAACCTCTTCCACCTGGCATAGAGCCATTAATTTTGTGGCAACCCGAGGAATGTGACAAAGAGAATAACAATTTTACTGCAATTGAAGTTGATCATCTGCTTGTACGTTACCTTCGTCCTCATCAAAG GGAAGGAGTTCAGTTTATGTTTGATTGTGTCTCTGGGTTGCTAAGTGACGATGGAATTGCTGGATGCATTTTAGCTGATGACATGGG ATTGGGGAAGACTTTACAGTCGATAACTTTGCTATATACCCTTCTTGCTCAAGGCTTTGAGGGTAAGCCAATGGTTAAAAGGGCTGTCATTGTAACCCCCACAAGCCTAGTTAGCAACTGGGAATCTGAGATAAGTAAATGGTTAAAAGGCAAAGTGCACCTGCTTGCCCTCTGTGAAAGCACGCGTGCTGATGTTCTTTCTGGAATAGGAAGTTTCTTAAAGCCCTTGAGCCATCTTCAG GTACTTATCGTATCTTACGAGACCTTCCGCATGCATTCGTCAAAATTTGAAATACCAGGAAGCTGTGACCTTCTCATATGCGATGAGGCTCACAGGCTGAAAAATGACCAGACACTAACAAATAAG GCACTGGCGTCCCTTCCTTGTACACGGCGTATCCTGTTATCAGGTACCCCAATGCAG AATGATCTGGAAGAGTTCTTTTCAATGGTAAATTTTACAAATCCAGGAGTTCTGGGGGATGCCGCATATTTTCGCCGATATTATGAA GCACCAATAATTCGTGGAAGAGAACCCACAGCAACTGCAGAAGAAAAGAAGTTGGGATCTGAGAGATCTGGACAGCTTAGTGCAAAAGTAAATCAG TTTATATTGAGACGGACGAATGCCCTGCTGTCCAATCACTTGCCACCAAAG ATTGTTGAAGTAGTGTGCTGCAAGCTGACTCCTTTACAGATGACACTGTACAACCACTTCATACACTCCAAAAAT GTTAAACGCTTGATATCTGAAGAAGCAAAGAGTTCTAAAGTTTTGGCATATATTACTGCTCTTAAGAAATTATGCAACCATCCGAAG CTAATCTATGACACCATAAAGAGTAGCAAGTCAGGAGGCTCCGGTTTCGATGACTGTCTACGCTTTTTCCCTCCAGAACTGTTTCAAGGAAG ATCTGGATCATGGACTGGTGGAGGAGGAATGTGGGTAGAACTATCTGGCAAAATGCACGTGTTGGCTAGATTGCTGGGGCACCTCCGACTGAAAACTGATGACCGTATTGTCCTTGTATCAAATTACACTCAG ACATTAGATTTATTTGCACAATTATGTCGGGAAAGAAGATATCCATATGTTAGGCTTGATGGATCAACATCCATTAATAAAAGGCAAAAGTTGGTGAACCAATTCAACGATCTATCTAGA GATGAGTTTGCCTTTCTACTTAGTAGCAAGGCAGGCGGTTGTGGGCTTAATTTGGTGGGTGGAAATCGATTGGTTCTCTTTGACCCAGATTGGAACCCTGCCAATGATAAGCAG GCTGCTGCTAGAGTCTGGAGAGATGGACAAAAGAAGAGAGTGTACATATACAGGTTCTTGAGCACTGGAACCATTGAGGAGAAG GTATATCAGCGTCAAATGGCAAAAGAAGGCCTCCAAAGGGTTATTCAGCAGGAACAAGCAGACGACAAAATGCAGGATCAA GGCAATTCTCTTTCAACAGAAGATCTGCGTGATCTTTTTACTTTGCATGACCAAGTCAG GTCTGAAATACATGAAAATTTGAAGTGCGATCGCTGTAATAAGGACCACTGTATGCCGTTAGATGGTAACGGTTTGGATTTAGATGCCGCTAAGCATGATACAGTTTCGACATCAAAAGAAAAGTTGTATACTGATATTGGTGGCTTTAGAGAGATCTCTGGATGTGTGCAGAAAATGAATTGTTCAAATCAACAG ATCGAACAACCTTCTGAAGAAGATTTACGAAGTTGGGGCCATCATTCTGATCCATCAACTGTACCTGATACCATCCTCCAGTGTTCTGCTGGTGATGAG GTTTCTTTTGTTTTCACCAATCAGGTTGATGGGAAACTTGTTCCAGTTGAATCTATGGTGCGATCAACAGCTCATCAACCAAATGGAGTGACAGCTAATGGAGAAAAAGAAGCGGTGAAAATAAATTCTCCGAGGAAACCTGGAAGGCAATCTTTACTTGGCAAGAATTTGAAGATGATGGGATTCAATTTGAAGAATTCCTCTTTGAGATCTCCAACTGAATCCAAGAGGACATCTCCAGTTTGCTTGCAACCGTTGAAAAAAACCAACCCCTCGTCAGATCATCAACCTCAGACTAAGAGACTTCATGTTGCTTCTGATATATCTGATGATGATTTTGTTTGA